The proteins below come from a single Aegilops tauschii subsp. strangulata cultivar AL8/78 chromosome 6, Aet v6.0, whole genome shotgun sequence genomic window:
- the LOC141025882 gene encoding uncharacterized protein translates to MLIDNCNKTLLEIDGLEERRRLSVPEINFRLILRQHILHLLDCKKAYWNKRCTFRYFKFGDGNTKFFHRVATERYRRNSTLDLESLNTGFIALIPKIQSLETVNDYRPITLLNCCLKILTKLLANRLQRVILKIIHRNQYGFLKGRSIQDCVAWAYEFIHQCQASGREIAISKLDFAKAFDTIEQAQMMEIMKCMGFDDRWLGWIKCLFSTAKSSVLLNGTPGKQFFCLRGVRQGDPLSPLIFVLVADLLQAAINAAYRAGDLQLPIPAQEEDYPVIQYADDTILVMPADESQAETIKSILQDYASLVGLCINFQKSTLITANIAADTTSRLAQVFGCSIGSMPFTYLGLPMGTARPTVAGLMPLVMSVEHKLSTAASLLDLGSKLTLVNSVVTSLAIYAMCSIRLPPKILDHLDKLRRYCLWAKNTDDGLKAVSMAAWDLVCRPKHKGGLGVLDLKIQNQGLLLKQLHKFYNRMDIPWVDLVWNTYYDGLVPHASGPCGSFWWKDVMNLAPTYRAITSVEVGDGSSTLFWKDAWHGDILADSHPRLFSFAKHDDISVRVLLTSPTLGQNFYLPLSVQARGELDDLQTSLASLELMEVNDAWHPVWGLEELASSKFYLHCFRDMEADDVFKWIWKAKCTNKWKVFAWLLLADRLDTRGLLKRKHMKLRDDNYACLLCHQPPKETVEHLFFHCVFSKTCWGKLGIAWPMHGNRAQLLHAAKNTWVGPMFMDVFIVSSWSIWKERNNKLFRSVAPTVDGWSQRFKMDFGMMRHRIKEALVPFVDQDPNTPVPNFKLTPGQSNMLTTFIGEEKWKYEKARQLKKAQYRKERFLKENVVNMTNDELVALQSEIKNLSDEFDRYYADRLGAKVRFVHMPSKEIIPFGEDFEIPSGSDEDVPSAVSSEQLDEDIEVDDIPSTTVVSSPVP, encoded by the exons ATGCTCATCGACAATTGCAACAAGACCCTCTTGGAGATTGATGGACTAGAGGAGAGGAGAAGACTGTCTGTTCCTGAGATCAACTTCAGATTGATCCTGAGACAACATATTCTTCATCTGTTGGACTGCAAGAAAGCTTATTGGAATAAGCGTTGCACGTTCAGATACTTCAAATTTGGAGACGGCAACACGAAATTCTTCCACAGAGTGGCCACCGAGCGGTACCGTAGAAACA GTACTCTGGACCTTGAGAGCCTGAACACCGGATTTATCGCTCTTATCCCTAAAATCCAATCGCTGGAAACTGTTAATGACTATCGACCAATTACCTTATTGAACTGTTGCCTCAAGATTCTGACCAAGCTCCTCGCTAACCGTTTACAACGAGTCATCCTCAAGATTATCCATCGAAATCAGTATGGGTTTCTGAAAGGCCGATCGATTCAAGACTGTGTTGCATGGGCGTACGAATTCATTCATCAGTGTCAAGCCTCGGGGCGTGAGATCGCGATCTCGAAGCTGGATTTTGCTAAAGCCTTCGACACGATCGAACAAGCCCAGATGATGGAGATTATGAAGTGCATGGGCTTTGATGATCGGTGGCTTGGGTGGATCAAATGCCTGTTTTCGACGGCCAAGTCCTCGGTTCTACTCAATGGGACCCCGGGCAAACAGTTCTTCTGCTTGCGTGGCGTGCGCCAAGGAGACCCGTTGTCTCCTCTTATTTTTGTGCTCGTAGCCGATCTGTTGCAAGCTGCCATCAATGCCGCTTATAGAGCGGGGGATCTCCAGCTGCCCATCCCCGCCCAGGAGGAAGATTACCCTGTGATCCAGTACGCCGACGACACAATCCTTGTGATGCCTGCTGATGAGAGCCAAGCTGAAACCATCAAGTCCATCCTACAAGACTATGCGTCGTTAGTGGGGCTATGCATTAACTTCCAGAAATCAACTCTTATTACAGCCAACATAGCTGCGGACACCACCTCGCGTCTGGCGCAGGTTTTTGGCTGCTCCATTGGGTCCATGCCGTTTACATATCTAGGGTTGCCCATGGGAACGGCCAGGCCGACGGTCGCAGGCCTCATGCCGCTGGTAATGTCTGTTGAGCACAAACTCTCTACGGCAGCCTCTTTGCTTGACCTTGGTTCGAAGCTTACTCTGGTGAACTCGGTGGTTACCTCCCTTGCGATCTATGCGATGTGTTCCATCAGGCTCCCGCCGAAAATACTAGATCATCTGGATAAACTGCGGCGATACTGTCTCTGGGCAAAGAACACGGATGATGGCTTGAAAGCCGTCTCCATGGCGGCTTGGGATTTAGTTTGCAGGCCCAAGCACAAGGGAGGACTCGGGGTGCTTGACTTGAAGATCCAAAACCAGGGCCTGCTGCTCAAACAACTGCACAAATTCTATAACCGCATGGACATTCCATGGGTTGATCTTGTTTGGAACACATACTATGACGGCTTGGTCCCGCATGCTTCGGGTCCGTGTGGGTCGTTCTGGTGGAAGGATGTCATGAACCTGGCGCCAACCTACAGAGCAATCACTTCGGTTGAGGTGGGAGATGGGAGTTCAACCTTGTTTTGGAAAGATGCCTGGCATGGTGATATACTGGCTGATAGTCACCCCCGTCTCTTCTCCTTCGCTAAACACGATGACATATCTGTCAGAGTGCTCCTGACGTCGCCTACACTCGGCCAAAACTTTTACTTGCCGCTTTCGGTTCAAGCTAGAGGTGAGCTCGATGATCTACAAACCTCTTTGGCTTCGCTGGAGCTCATGGAGGTGAATGATGCCTGGCACCCGGTCTGGGGATTGGAGGAGCTCGCCTCCAGTAAGTTCTATCTGCACTGTTTTCGGGACATGGAAGCGGATGATGTGTTTAAATGGATATGGAAAGCAAAGTGCACCAACAAATGGAAGGTTTTTGCATGGCTGCTTCTTGCGGATAGGCTGGACACTCGGGGGCTGCTCAAGAGGAAACACATGAAGCTGAGGGATGACAACTATGCATGCCTGCTATGTCACCAGCCACCCAAGGAAACGGTGGAACATCTGTTCTTCCACTGTGTGTTCAGTAAAACATGTTGGGGGAAGCTGGGGATCGCATGGCCAATGCATGGCAACCGGGCGCAACTTTTGCATGCAGCTAAAAACACGTGGGTCGGGCCAATGTTCATGGATGTCTTCATCGTATCCTCCTGGAGCATATGGAAGGAACGTAACAATAAACTGTTTAGAAGTGTGGCGCCGACCGTCGATGGGTGGAGCCAGAGATTCAAAATGGACTTTGGCATGATGAGACACAGGATCAAAGAGGCCTTAGTGCCATTTGTTGATCAG gaccccaacacgcCCGTGCCTAACTTCAAGCTCACTCCTGGCCAAAGTAACATGCTGACCACCTTCATAGGCgaagagaaatggaaatatgagaaggccaggcagctgaaGAAAGCTCAATACAGAAAGGAGCGCTTTCTGAAGGAAAATGTTGTCAACATGACAAATGATGAACTTGTAGCTCTGCAATCAGAGATCAAGAatctcagtgatgaatttgatcgctACTATGCTGACAGGCTAGGAGCCAAGGTCAGATTTGTCCA catgccatcaaaggaaatcattcCTTTTGGTGAAGATTTTGAGATCCCAAGTGGATCTGATGAAGATGTTCCTTCTGCTGTTTCATCAGAGCAGTTGGACGAAGACATTGAAGTGGATGATATCCCTTCAACTACTGTTGTTTCATCGCCAGTGCCTTAG